CGATCATTCCCTTCGACATCGACGGGATCACCGCCTCCAACATCACCTATGGCCACCGTTTCCACGCGCCGGAGGCCATCACCGTGCGGCGCTTCGACGATTATGTGTCGAGCCTGGAAAAGGCCAAGGTGATCCTTGATGCCGAGCGGCGCAAGGATATCATCCTTCACGACGCTCGCGACGTGGCCTTTGCCAATGGGCTGGACCTGGTGGAAGACGAGGGTCTGCTGGAAGAAGTGTCCGGCCTGGTGGAATATCCGCAGGTCCTGCTTGGCACGTTTGAGGCCGATTATCTGTCGATCCCCTCGGAAATCATCCGGCTGACCATCAAGACCAACCAGAAATGCTTCGTCACCCGGCCAATTGGCGAGAGTGAAAAGCTCTCCAACCATTTCATCCTGATCTCTAACATCGCCGCCCATGACGGCGGCGCGGAAATCATCCACGGCAATGGCAAGGTGGTCCGCGCCCGCCTGTCCGACGCCCTGCATTTCTGGAAGCGTGACCAGGGCAATCTGCCGGATCTGGAAACGCTTGAAGCAAGCGCTGCAAAATTCGGCCTCGACCTGAAAAAGCCGCTCGACCAGCGGATGGCCAAGCTGGATGCGCTGAACGTGACCTTCCACGCCAAGCTGGGAAGCCAGGGTGAGCGTGTGGCCCGCATCCGCGATTTGGCTAAGGTTCTGGCTCCTGTCGTCGGAGCCGATGAAGCTTTGGTGGACCGCGCCGTGGTGCTGGCCAAGGCCGATTTGCGCACCGAAGCCGTCGGCGAATTCCCCGAACTGCAAGGCCTGATGGGCCGCAAATATGCGACGCTTCAGGGCGAGCACGAAAGCGTCGCCGCAGCCATCGAAGATCACTACAAGCCACAAGGCCCATCGGATCGCCTGCCGGAAGACAAGGTGGCGATAACCGTGGCGCTGGCCGACAAGCTGGATACGCTGGTTTGGTTCTGGGCGATTAATGAGAAGCCGACAGGGTCGAAGGACCCGTTTGCGCTGCGGCGGGCGGCGTTGGGCGATGTCCGTATTTTGCTTGAGAAGAATATACGTCTGTCCTTGCTTGATGTTTTTGCTCATTCGTTGCTAGGCCGTTCACTTACGAGCGAGGAGATTGAGCGAATTATTGATGCCGCTATTTACGAAAGTGTTGCGGGTGGAGCGCCCAAAGACAGTACTTCTTCAAAGTACTCGCAGGAGTTTGCGTCGGTATTCTTGGGCGGGTCTCTCCTCTCCTTCTTCCACGACCGTCTGAAAGTCTATCTGCGCGATCAAGGCGCCCGCCATGACATTATCGACGCCGTGCTGACGCCTGAGGCCGACGACCTGCTGATGGTCGCCCGCCGCGCCGAAGCACTCACCGCCTTCATCACCTCCGAAGACGGCAAGAACCTGTTGGCGGGCACCAAGCGCGCTACGCAGCTGCTGGCGGCGGAGGAAAAGAAGGGAACGGTGGTGGCCGATGGCGTGTCCGAGGCGCTGCTGACACTCGACGCCGAAAAGGCGCTTTACGCCGCCATCGTGCAAGCCACCCAATCCGCAGCCGAGGCCGTCGCAAAAGAGGATTTCCGCTCCGCCATGCAGGCGCTTTCCACCCTGCGCGCCCCGGTCGATACATTCTTCGAGGATGTGTTGGTCAATGACGAGGACGCCGCCATCCGCGCCAATCGCCTGGCGCTGTTGAAGGCCATCCGCGAGGCAACCGGCACGGTGGCGGATTTCTCCAAAATTGCCGGGTAAGGAAAGCAGGCGCAGACATGGATAAAATCCTGATCAGCGCCTGCCTGATGGGTCGCCCGGTGCGCTATGATGGCAAGGGCAAGCCGTTGCATCATTCTGCTATTGCCCGCTGGCAAGACGAGGGGCGGCTGGTGGCGTTTTGCCCGGAACAGGCCGGTGGCTTGCCGACGCCGCGTCCGCCAGCGGAAATAGAGCAGGGCGGCAATGGCGAGGATGTGCTGCAAGGCCGCGCCCGGGTGCTGGAAGTGACCGGCGGCGATGTCACCGCAGAGTTTATCGCCGGGGGCAGCAAGGCGGTGGATGTGGCCTTGGAACAGGGCTGTCGTTACGCGCTGCTGATCGATGGCAGCCCGTCCTGCGGCTCCGGCTTTATCTATGACGGTTCGTTTTCAGGCACCCGTCATCCGGGCTTCGGCGTGACAGCGGCCCTGTTGAAACAGGCTGGTTTTGCGGTGTTTTCAGATAGCGAAATC
The Allorhizobium ampelinum S4 genome window above contains:
- the glyS gene encoding glycine--tRNA ligase subunit beta — encoded protein: MPDLLLELRSEEIPARMQRKAAGDLKKLVTDALVDAGLTYEGAREYWTPRRLVLDIRGLTARSADVKEEKKGPSVSAPEKAIEGFLRGAGLASIDQAVVKTDPKKGDFYVAMIDKPGRSAEEIITEAMPGIIRSFPWPKSMRSGAASMPKGSRYGGIEGKGSESLRWVRPLQSILCTFGSEHDEVAIIPFDIDGITASNITYGHRFHAPEAITVRRFDDYVSSLEKAKVILDAERRKDIILHDARDVAFANGLDLVEDEGLLEEVSGLVEYPQVLLGTFEADYLSIPSEIIRLTIKTNQKCFVTRPIGESEKLSNHFILISNIAAHDGGAEIIHGNGKVVRARLSDALHFWKRDQGNLPDLETLEASAAKFGLDLKKPLDQRMAKLDALNVTFHAKLGSQGERVARIRDLAKVLAPVVGADEALVDRAVVLAKADLRTEAVGEFPELQGLMGRKYATLQGEHESVAAAIEDHYKPQGPSDRLPEDKVAITVALADKLDTLVWFWAINEKPTGSKDPFALRRAALGDVRILLEKNIRLSLLDVFAHSLLGRSLTSEEIERIIDAAIYESVAGGAPKDSTSSKYSQEFASVFLGGSLLSFFHDRLKVYLRDQGARHDIIDAVLTPEADDLLMVARRAEALTAFITSEDGKNLLAGTKRATQLLAAEEKKGTVVADGVSEALLTLDAEKALYAAIVQATQSAAEAVAKEDFRSAMQALSTLRAPVDTFFEDVLVNDEDAAIRANRLALLKAIREATGTVADFSKIAG
- a CDS encoding DUF523 domain-containing protein, whose protein sequence is MDKILISACLMGRPVRYDGKGKPLHHSAIARWQDEGRLVAFCPEQAGGLPTPRPPAEIEQGGNGEDVLQGRARVLEVTGGDVTAEFIAGGSKAVDVALEQGCRYALLIDGSPSCGSGFIYDGSFSGTRHPGFGVTAALLKQAGFAVFSDSEIDALEAALSSGS